A single region of the Gilliamella apis genome encodes:
- the rho gene encoding transcription termination factor Rho: MNLTELKNTSVAELVALGEKKMGLENLARLRKQDIIFAILKQHAKSGEDIFGDGVLEILQDGFGFLRSADSSYLAGPDDIYVSPSQIRRFNLRTGDTIAGKIRPPKEGERYFALLKVNEVNHDKPEDARNKILFENLTPLHPNSRLRMERGNGSTEDITARVLDLASPIGKGQRGLIVAPPKAGKTMLLQNIAQSLAVNHPECELVVLMIDERPEEVTEMQRLVKGEVVASTFDEPAARHVQVAEMVIERAKRLVEHKKDVIILLDSITRLARAYNTVIPSSGKVLTGGVDANALHRPKRFFGAARNVEEGGSLTIIATALIDTGSKMDEVIYEEFKGTGNMEVHLSRKIAERRVFPAIDFNRSGTRKEDLMTSPDELQKMWILRKILNPMGEIDAMEFLIDKLAMTKTNDEFFEMMKRS, from the coding sequence ATGAATTTAACTGAATTAAAAAACACATCTGTTGCCGAGCTTGTAGCGCTTGGTGAGAAAAAAATGGGGCTTGAAAATCTTGCCCGTCTTAGAAAACAAGATATTATCTTTGCAATCTTAAAACAGCATGCTAAAAGTGGTGAAGATATTTTTGGCGACGGTGTTCTAGAGATTTTGCAAGATGGTTTTGGCTTTTTGCGTTCTGCTGATAGTTCTTATTTAGCAGGGCCTGATGATATATATGTTTCACCAAGTCAAATTAGGCGCTTTAATTTAAGAACTGGCGATACTATAGCCGGTAAAATTAGACCGCCAAAAGAAGGCGAGCGTTATTTTGCTTTATTAAAAGTAAATGAAGTTAACCACGATAAACCTGAAGATGCTCGCAATAAGATCCTTTTTGAAAACTTAACTCCTCTACATCCAAATTCTCGCTTACGTATGGAACGTGGCAATGGCTCAACCGAAGATATTACCGCAAGAGTACTTGATTTAGCCTCTCCAATTGGTAAAGGTCAACGTGGTTTGATTGTTGCGCCACCTAAAGCGGGTAAAACCATGTTACTACAAAACATTGCTCAAAGTTTAGCGGTTAATCACCCTGAGTGTGAATTAGTCGTATTGATGATCGATGAGCGACCAGAAGAAGTGACTGAAATGCAACGCCTAGTTAAAGGTGAGGTCGTGGCTTCAACGTTTGATGAACCAGCGGCAAGACATGTTCAAGTTGCCGAAATGGTAATAGAACGTGCAAAACGTTTGGTTGAGCACAAAAAAGATGTCATTATTTTATTAGACTCAATTACTCGTTTAGCTCGTGCATACAATACTGTTATTCCATCATCAGGCAAAGTATTAACTGGTGGTGTTGATGCTAATGCCTTACATCGTCCTAAGCGCTTTTTCGGTGCTGCACGTAATGTGGAAGAAGGTGGTAGTTTAACCATTATAGCGACGGCTCTAATTGATACAGGTTCTAAAATGGATGAAGTTATTTACGAAGAATTTAAAGGTACTGGTAATATGGAAGTACATTTATCGCGTAAAATTGCTGAACGCCGTGTATTTCCTGCTATTGACTTTAATCGCTCAGGTACTCGTAAAGAAGATTTAATGACTTCTCCAGACGAATTACAGAAAATGTGGATTTTACGTAAAATTCTCAATCCAATGGGCGAAATTGACGCAATGGAGTTCTTAATCGATAAACTTGCCATGACTAAAACCAATGACGAGTTTTTTGAAATGATGAAACGCTCATAA
- the trxA gene encoding thioredoxin TrxA, with protein sequence MSHSIVSLSEATFDNTINEATKPVLVDFWAEWCGPCKMVAPILEEIAQEYGDKIIIAKLNVEQNPNIAPKFGIRGIPTLLIFKNGEVVATQVGALSKAQLKAFIDPQL encoded by the coding sequence ATGAGTCATAGCATTGTTTCACTTTCTGAAGCTACATTTGATAATACAATTAACGAAGCAACAAAACCTGTATTAGTTGATTTTTGGGCTGAATGGTGTGGACCTTGTAAAATGGTTGCCCCTATTTTAGAGGAAATCGCTCAAGAGTATGGTGATAAAATTATTATTGCTAAATTAAACGTAGAACAAAATCCAAATATAGCGCCAAAATTTGGTATTCGTGGTATTCCAACATTATTAATTTTTAAAAATGGTGAAGTAGTAGCTACTCAAGTGGGTGCATTATCAAAAGCACAACTTAAAGCATTTATCGATCCACAACTTTAA
- the rhlB gene encoding ATP-dependent RNA helicase RhlB, protein MIQSYLTKTTFNQFSLHPLIIKALEKKGFVYCTPIQEQTLPLTSKGIDIAGQGQTGTGKTIAFLASTFNHLLNNDPLADHKPNQPRAIIIAPTRELVVQIYHDAQTLSEQTGFKLGLAYGGDGYDKQLKMLSAGVDILIATTGRLIDYAKQDYINLEAIQVAVLDEADRMFDLGFIRDIRWIFKHMTSPKKRLTMLFSATLTHNVRELAFEYMNEPQYIEVEPEQKIGHRIKEELFFPSNEDKLALLQTLIEEEWPDRCIVFANTKVACEKIWRHLVADGHRVGLLTGDIAQKKRLSILDKFTQGDLDILVATDVAARGLHIPNVTHVFNYDLPDDCDDYRHRIGRTGRAGAEGYSISLACERYSQNLPAIEKAIDHAIPVSQYDPQALLTDLPTPRPFKRTTRRKPS, encoded by the coding sequence ATGATTCAATCATATCTTACAAAAACAACTTTCAATCAATTTTCCCTGCATCCATTAATTATAAAAGCATTGGAGAAAAAAGGTTTCGTTTACTGTACCCCAATTCAAGAACAAACATTACCATTAACCTCAAAAGGAATTGACATTGCAGGACAAGGACAAACTGGTACGGGTAAAACGATTGCGTTTTTGGCTTCAACATTTAATCATTTATTGAATAATGATCCATTAGCCGATCATAAGCCGAATCAGCCACGAGCTATCATTATTGCGCCAACACGTGAATTAGTGGTACAAATTTATCATGATGCACAAACACTTTCAGAACAAACTGGCTTCAAATTAGGCTTAGCTTATGGAGGTGATGGTTATGATAAACAATTAAAAATGTTGTCTGCTGGTGTTGATATATTAATTGCTACCACTGGTCGACTAATTGATTATGCAAAACAAGATTATATTAACTTAGAGGCAATTCAGGTTGCCGTTCTTGATGAAGCAGATCGTATGTTTGATTTAGGTTTTATCCGTGATATTCGTTGGATATTTAAACATATGACATCGCCTAAAAAACGCCTCACTATGTTATTTTCAGCAACGTTAACCCATAATGTTCGTGAACTTGCTTTTGAATATATGAATGAACCACAATATATTGAAGTTGAACCTGAACAAAAAATTGGTCATAGAATTAAAGAAGAACTATTTTTCCCATCAAATGAGGATAAATTAGCTTTACTACAAACGTTAATTGAAGAAGAATGGCCAGATCGCTGTATTGTATTTGCAAATACTAAAGTTGCTTGTGAAAAAATTTGGCGCCATTTAGTGGCTGACGGTCATCGTGTCGGCTTATTGACGGGAGATATAGCACAAAAAAAACGTTTATCTATTCTTGATAAATTCACTCAAGGTGATCTTGATATATTAGTCGCAACGGATGTTGCTGCACGAGGTTTACATATTCCAAATGTAACTCACGTTTTTAATTATGATCTGCCTGATGATTGTGATGATTATCGACATCGAATTGGTCGTACTGGCCGTGCTGGTGCTGAAGGTTATTCAATTTCATTAGCTTGTGAACGTTACTCTCAAAACCTACCAGCTATTGAAAAAGCGATTGATCACGCTATTCCGGTTAGTCAATATGATCCTCAAGCATTACTTACAGATCTACCGACACCAAGACCTTTCAAAAGAACAACTCGTAGAAAGCCATCATAA
- a CDS encoding TfoX/Sxy family DNA transformation protein: MRRKLAEKIKQEFSGFKDVSIRSFFGGFSLNSESTMFGWVDQKNFYLRAHPTYRSLFIDLGMQPLNLVFDGSNKLLDYYKVGDDLLTDRKKLHDIVKIVIEYAKQDQNEKLAKKQNRLKALPNMTVSLEKLMISVDITDIQSFKRIGYLETYYRIRHKNPKLSLNILFGLYGALSGQHMALLSQELKKEIKLAYQEFLQTKQHID, encoded by the coding sequence ATGCGTAGAAAATTAGCGGAAAAAATAAAACAAGAGTTTTCTGGTTTTAAAGACGTTTCGATAAGATCGTTTTTTGGCGGATTTAGTCTTAATAGTGAGTCAACTATGTTTGGGTGGGTTGATCAAAAAAATTTTTATTTAAGAGCTCATCCTACTTATCGATCTCTTTTTATTGATCTAGGGATGCAGCCTCTTAATTTAGTTTTTGATGGTTCAAATAAATTACTTGATTATTATAAAGTTGGTGACGATCTGTTGACAGATCGTAAGAAGTTACATGATATTGTGAAAATAGTTATTGAGTATGCTAAACAAGATCAAAACGAAAAATTAGCAAAAAAACAAAATCGTTTAAAAGCATTACCTAATATGACGGTATCCTTAGAAAAACTAATGATAAGTGTTGATATTACTGATATTCAGAGCTTTAAAAGAATAGGTTATTTGGAAACTTATTACCGAATTAGGCATAAGAATCCGAAACTTTCACTTAATATTTTATTTGGGTTATATGGCGCATTATCTGGTCAACATATGGCATTATTATCTCAAGAATTAAAAAAAGAAATAAAATTAGCTTATCAGGAGTTTTTGCAAACTAAGCAACATATTGATTAA
- the glnB gene encoding nitrogen regulatory protein P-II, with translation MKKIEAIIKPFKLDDIREALADQGITGMTVTEVKGFGRQKGHTELYRGAEYMVDFLPKVKIELVVPDDILETCIETIMKTAQTGKIGDGKIFVYNVEQVIRIRTGEMDESAI, from the coding sequence ATGAAAAAAATTGAGGCAATCATCAAACCTTTTAAATTAGATGATATTCGAGAAGCACTCGCTGATCAAGGTATTACAGGTATGACAGTGACTGAAGTGAAAGGTTTTGGCCGTCAAAAAGGACATACTGAACTTTATCGTGGTGCAGAATATATGGTTGATTTTTTACCTAAAGTAAAAATAGAACTTGTTGTACCTGATGATATTTTAGAAACCTGTATTGAAACTATCATGAAAACAGCGCAAACAGGTAAAATTGGTGATGGTAAAATATTCGTTTATAACGTAGAACAGGTGATTCGTATTCGTACTGGCGAGATGGATGAATCGGCTATTTAA
- a CDS encoding NAD+ synthase, producing MYMSLSFVLAQKNWRVGDIEGNTQQIIELMQRHSSHDLIIFSELAICGYPPEDLIYRDDFKNRCQQALSAIKQASRQCGVIVGHPHWQDGLVYNSLSLFFDGQQLACYHKQQLPNYDVFDEKRYFAAGEQTCVVDFKGKKVGLLICEDLWQCEPIDRIAANSADLVISINASPYAYEKPQYRQELIKQHAVRTGLPIVYVNQIGGQDELVFDGSSFVCNEKGDIVHRLNSFEEQISIFLLNDNYKPIPSLKDDPLAAVYDALVLATRDYITKNGFQGAVLGLSGGIDSALTLAIAVDALGKDKVQAVMMPFRYTADISITDAKEEAEILGVEFDIISIEPMFDAFMTSLTPMFLGTAKDTTEENLQARCRGVILMALSNKRRRLVLTTGNKSEMSVGYATLYGDMAGGFDVLKDVPKTMVFALSKYRNSRSYVIPERVITRPPSAELAPDQKDEDSLPPYDILDGILKGYVEQDFSIEQLVAQGYDEETIRRVIRLVDINEYKRRQSAVGPKITARNFGKGRRYPITSAFGFKNW from the coding sequence ATTTATATGTCCTTATCTTTCGTATTAGCACAAAAAAATTGGCGTGTAGGTGATATTGAAGGTAATACTCAGCAAATCATTGAATTGATGCAACGCCATTCATCTCATGATCTTATTATTTTCTCTGAACTTGCAATTTGTGGTTATCCTCCAGAAGATCTAATTTATCGTGATGACTTTAAAAATCGTTGCCAACAAGCGCTATCGGCCATCAAACAAGCTAGTCGACAATGTGGAGTAATTGTTGGTCATCCTCATTGGCAAGATGGTTTGGTTTATAACTCATTGTCACTATTTTTCGATGGACAACAATTAGCGTGTTATCACAAACAGCAATTACCTAATTATGATGTATTTGATGAAAAACGCTATTTTGCTGCTGGTGAGCAAACTTGTGTGGTTGATTTTAAAGGTAAAAAAGTTGGCTTATTAATCTGTGAAGATCTTTGGCAATGTGAACCGATTGATCGAATTGCAGCAAACAGTGCCGACTTGGTTATTTCGATTAATGCTTCACCGTATGCTTATGAAAAACCGCAGTATCGTCAAGAACTTATTAAACAACATGCAGTAAGAACCGGATTACCAATTGTGTATGTGAATCAAATTGGTGGTCAAGATGAGCTTGTTTTTGATGGTAGTTCATTTGTCTGTAACGAGAAGGGTGATATCGTCCATCGATTAAATTCGTTTGAAGAGCAAATTTCTATTTTTCTGCTCAATGATAATTATAAACCAATACCTAGCCTTAAAGACGATCCATTAGCGGCTGTTTATGATGCGTTAGTACTTGCAACGCGTGATTATATTACTAAAAATGGTTTCCAAGGTGCGGTATTAGGGTTATCAGGTGGTATTGATTCAGCGTTAACTTTAGCTATTGCGGTTGATGCGTTGGGTAAAGATAAAGTACAGGCTGTTATGATGCCATTTCGTTATACGGCTGATATTAGTATCACTGATGCAAAGGAAGAGGCGGAAATATTGGGGGTTGAATTTGATATTATTTCAATTGAACCGATGTTTGATGCCTTTATGACCTCTTTAACACCGATGTTTTTAGGTACAGCAAAAGATACTACCGAAGAAAACTTACAAGCACGTTGTCGGGGTGTTATTTTAATGGCTTTGTCAAATAAACGTCGTAGGCTAGTATTAACAACAGGTAATAAAAGTGAAATGTCTGTCGGATATGCAACACTTTATGGTGATATGGCTGGTGGTTTTGATGTACTTAAAGATGTACCTAAAACTATGGTATTTGCATTGTCTAAATATCGAAATAGTCGCTCTTATGTTATTCCAGAACGTGTGATTACTCGCCCGCCATCAGCTGAGCTTGCTCCAGATCAAAAAGATGAAGATAGCTTACCACCTTATGATATTTTAGATGGAATATTAAAGGGTTATGTTGAACAGGATTTTTCGATTGAACAACTAGTTGCACAAGGTTATGATGAAGAGACAATAAGACGTGTTATTAGATTAGTTGATATTAATGAATATAAAAGACGACAATCAGCAGTAGGTCCAAAAATTACTGCTCGTAACTTTGGTAAAGGCAGACGCTATCCAATTACTTCTGCTTTTGGATTTAAGAATTGGTAA